In the genome of Vibrio sp. 16, one region contains:
- a CDS encoding HlyU family transcriptional regulator, with amino-acid sequence MGLFSRLFGGKKPDQPAQVEPIEYKGFLIYQEAISENGQFRIAGRITKDIDGEVKTHRFIRSDVLPSQSDADEFMLKKAQMFIDQMGDSIFH; translated from the coding sequence GTGGGACTATTCTCGCGCTTATTCGGTGGAAAGAAACCTGATCAACCCGCACAAGTAGAGCCGATCGAGTATAAAGGATTTCTTATCTACCAAGAGGCGATATCAGAAAACGGCCAGTTTCGCATAGCCGGTCGAATTACCAAGGATATTGATGGTGAGGTCAAAACACATCGCTTTATCCGTTCGGATGTATTACCCAGCCAATCTGATGCTGATGAGTTTATGCTCAAGAAAGCGCAGATGTTTATCGATCAAATGGGCGACAGTATTTTTCATTGA